The following proteins are co-located in the bacterium genome:
- a CDS encoding radical SAM protein produces the protein MTRVDVERVAASVADWLGSEGPQWPHVVEGRLIKAEGLDVGDASRVVARTRGIIAEKVMPPITKVELFLTEDCTNRCDYCFVKEKHEHNVMSVDTALQAVDWLFSVCGDDGEMRILFFGGEPLLNFEAIKAVALKAEQLAKEHGKNLSLDMTTNGIPATQEKLEFMAEHGIKFLLSLDGDRETHDRYRHLKNGKGTYDLVSPRLAEFKRYQPWMGSRVTVQPDTLGKLAANVRHLHSIGVNQFIIGAADGAEWPQELVDEYTRQWEQVADFYIETRRRGGHIRITEFEEPLDGRPNLTPLWGCQAGRDSVCVSYNGDIHPCSKMLSVCRSQPVSYLGNVWDGITDVDERANVMSIWHPRRPKCESCDLAWMCAGGCPALNWEASGSVHVPSEFDCMFKHHEHNLHKRIDPKLKEAGLFQPPKHGKKPKRYAPPST, from the coding sequence ATGACACGAGTTGATGTTGAGAGGGTGGCGGCAAGCGTTGCGGATTGGCTGGGCTCTGAGGGCCCGCAATGGCCACACGTGGTCGAGGGGCGATTGATTAAGGCGGAGGGCCTCGACGTCGGCGATGCGAGCCGCGTGGTTGCCCGGACGCGGGGGATTATCGCGGAGAAAGTGATGCCGCCAATCACGAAGGTCGAGCTCTTCCTCACAGAGGACTGCACCAACCGCTGCGACTACTGCTTCGTTAAAGAGAAGCACGAGCACAACGTTATGTCGGTCGATACGGCGCTTCAGGCGGTCGATTGGCTGTTTTCGGTCTGCGGCGACGACGGCGAGATGCGGATACTCTTCTTCGGCGGCGAACCGCTTCTGAACTTCGAGGCGATCAAGGCGGTTGCTTTGAAGGCCGAACAGCTCGCCAAGGAGCACGGCAAGAACCTGAGCCTGGACATGACGACGAATGGCATTCCCGCAACGCAGGAGAAGCTCGAGTTCATGGCCGAGCACGGCATCAAGTTCCTTCTGAGCCTCGACGGTGACCGCGAGACGCACGACAGGTATCGACACCTCAAAAATGGCAAAGGCACTTATGACCTGGTCTCGCCTCGCCTGGCGGAGTTCAAGCGATACCAGCCGTGGATGGGCTCTCGTGTGACGGTTCAGCCAGACACGCTTGGCAAGCTCGCCGCGAACGTGAGGCACCTTCATTCTATCGGCGTCAATCAATTCATTATCGGGGCGGCGGACGGTGCCGAGTGGCCGCAGGAGCTCGTTGACGAATACACGAGGCAATGGGAGCAGGTCGCGGATTTCTATATCGAGACGAGGCGCAGGGGAGGGCATATCCGGATAACGGAGTTTGAGGAGCCGCTGGACGGCAGGCCGAACCTCACGCCGCTTTGGGGCTGCCAGGCGGGCCGGGACTCGGTCTGCGTCTCCTACAACGGGGACATTCATCCCTGCTCAAAGATGCTTTCGGTCTGTCGGAGCCAGCCGGTCTCTTATCTTGGGAACGTCTGGGACGGCATAACTGACGTCGATGAACGTGCGAACGTGATGTCAATCTGGCACCCGAGGCGGCCGAAGTGCGAGTCGTGCGACCTAGCCTGGATGTGCGCCGGAGGCTGCCCGGCCCTGAACTGGGAGGCCAGCGGCAGTGTGCACGTGCCCTCGGAGTTCGATTGCATGTTCAAGCACCACGAACACAATCTGCACAAGCGCATTGATCCCAAGTTGAAAGAGGCCGGCCTCTTTCAGCCCCCGAAGCATGGCAAAAAGCCGAAGCGCTACGCACCGCCGAGCACTTAG